The following proteins are co-located in the Chryseobacterium daecheongense genome:
- a CDS encoding aminoacyl-histidine dipeptidase: MELSNIEPQIIWKNFSKLNAVPRPSKKEEKVIAFIKGFGESLGLPTTVDEVGNVIIKKPATAGMENRKSIVLQSHLDMVCQKNSDVNFDFDTEGIKMEVDGDWVRAKGTTLGADNGLGVATIMSILESSDIPHPDLEALFTIDEETGMTGALGLKPGQLTGQILLNLDTEEDDEIDIGCAGGIDVTITQNYELDAAKGQIVRIEIKGLQGGHSGMDIHKGFGNSNIILGRLLYSGLPKENVQLISIDGGGLRNAIPREAVAIISVRNANEFIEELTNGLKKEILEEFATVEPGLQINIENSTSSDKALSEEDSKKVILVLKSLHNGVYRMSPDVKDLVETSNNVARVELKGGNLKILNLSRSSVDSTKYAVAEQLKSVSELAGMQVEFSGSYPGWKPKPGSEIVQLMEKIYTEKFTEKPHVVACHAGLECGIIGANYPEMEMVSFGPTIRGAHSPDEKANIPSTQKFWSFLKEILANIPQK; this comes from the coding sequence ATGGAATTATCCAATATAGAACCGCAGATTATCTGGAAGAATTTCTCCAAATTAAATGCTGTTCCAAGACCTTCAAAAAAAGAAGAAAAAGTAATCGCATTTATTAAAGGATTTGGTGAAAGTCTGGGATTACCCACAACAGTAGATGAAGTAGGAAATGTTATTATTAAAAAACCTGCAACAGCAGGAATGGAAAACCGTAAATCGATTGTATTACAATCACATTTGGATATGGTTTGTCAGAAAAACAGTGATGTTAATTTTGATTTTGATACAGAAGGTATCAAAATGGAAGTTGACGGAGACTGGGTAAGAGCAAAAGGAACTACATTAGGAGCAGATAATGGTTTAGGTGTAGCTACGATCATGTCTATTTTAGAAAGTTCAGACATTCCGCATCCGGATTTAGAAGCACTTTTTACCATTGATGAAGAAACAGGAATGACCGGAGCTCTTGGGTTAAAGCCAGGACAGCTTACCGGACAGATCCTATTGAATCTTGACACCGAGGAAGATGATGAGATTGATATCGGCTGTGCAGGAGGAATAGATGTTACTATCACTCAAAACTATGAGCTTGACGCAGCGAAAGGACAAATTGTAAGAATTGAAATCAAAGGACTACAGGGAGGTCACTCGGGAATGGATATCCATAAAGGTTTCGGGAATTCCAATATTATTTTGGGAAGATTGCTTTACAGCGGTTTACCAAAAGAAAATGTACAATTAATTTCAATTGATGGTGGTGGTTTAAGGAATGCGATCCCAAGAGAAGCAGTAGCTATTATCTCTGTAAGAAATGCCAATGAGTTTATTGAGGAGCTAACCAATGGTCTTAAAAAAGAAATTTTAGAAGAATTTGCAACTGTTGAGCCAGGTCTTCAGATCAATATAGAAAATTCAACAAGCTCTGATAAAGCCCTGTCTGAAGAAGATTCTAAAAAGGTTATTTTAGTCCTAAAATCTCTTCACAATGGTGTTTACAGAATGAGTCCGGATGTAAAAGATCTTGTAGAAACGTCCAACAATGTGGCAAGAGTAGAACTTAAAGGTGGAAATTTAAAAATATTAAACTTGTCAAGATCTTCAGTTGACTCAACTAAATATGCTGTGGCAGAACAGTTAAAATCAGTTTCTGAACTGGCAGGAATGCAGGTAGAATTCAGTGGCTCTTATCCCGGATGGAAACCAAAACCCGGATCTGAAATCGTTCAGCTCATGGAAAAGATCTATACCGAAAAATTCACTGAAAAGCCTCATGTAGTAGCTTGCCATGCAGGTCTGGAATGTGGGATCATCGGTGCTAACTATCCGGAAATGGAAATGGTAAGCTTTGGACCTACCATCAGAGGAGCCCACTCTCCTGATGAAAAGGCCAATATCCCTTCAACACAAAAATTCTGGAGTTTCCTGAAAGAAATTTTAGCGAATATTCCTCAGAAATAA
- the secG gene encoding preprotein translocase subunit SecG, translated as MDSIFILLMVLVMIASVLLVIIVMAQNPKGGGLSSTFGGASSAQFGVQRTNDFMEKATWTLGATIIVLILISVVITGKPSQTAPVQQPVKKEAPAKQSAPASQTTAPAQAPVTPAK; from the coding sequence ATGGATTCTATATTTATACTATTGATGGTTCTTGTTATGATTGCTAGTGTTTTACTGGTAATTATCGTTATGGCTCAAAATCCTAAAGGAGGAGGCCTTTCCAGTACCTTCGGAGGTGCTTCATCTGCGCAATTCGGAGTACAAAGAACCAACGACTTTATGGAAAAAGCAACATGGACCTTGGGAGCGACAATCATTGTTCTTATTCTTATCAGTGTTGTAATCACAGGAAAGCCATCACAAACGGCTCCGGTTCAGCAACCTGTTAAAAAAGAAGCTCCTGCAAAACAATCTGCTCCGGCTTCTCAAACAACAGCACCAGCTCAGGCTCCTGTTACTCCTGCTAAATAA
- a CDS encoding glycosyltransferase family 2 protein: MNTRLSIIIVNYNVTQLLRNCLLSIKKYVKEVPYEVIIIDNASTDTSWRNLIEEFPGFHFIASESNDGFSKANNTAIKRAVGDYVLILNPDTELEGCYMDEILDFADAQPDFGCLGVRMHDAKGAFLPESKRSVPDMFNSFEKLFVNFKNNNSKSYYRNDIDENAIDKVEVITGAFFLVKREVYERVGGLDEAYFMYGEDIDLCYTLLRNGFTNYYYGKASILHYKGESTVKNELYLERFYGAMQIFISKYYKESKPLQYSFLKAGLRLRHKIEKIKLK, from the coding sequence ATGAATACCAGGCTCTCAATAATAATTGTTAATTATAACGTTACCCAGTTACTTCGGAATTGCCTTTTATCCATTAAAAAATATGTAAAAGAAGTTCCCTATGAAGTCATCATTATTGACAATGCTTCTACAGACACCTCATGGCGAAATCTGATAGAAGAATTTCCGGGTTTTCATTTTATCGCTTCCGAAAGTAATGATGGTTTTTCAAAAGCCAATAATACAGCTATAAAAAGGGCAGTGGGAGATTATGTTCTGATCCTCAATCCTGACACCGAACTTGAAGGCTGTTATATGGATGAGATTTTAGATTTTGCAGATGCTCAGCCTGACTTTGGGTGTCTGGGAGTGAGAATGCATGATGCAAAAGGCGCATTTTTACCGGAAAGCAAACGTTCGGTTCCGGATATGTTCAATTCCTTCGAAAAGTTATTTGTGAATTTTAAGAATAACAATTCAAAATCCTATTATCGGAATGACATTGATGAAAATGCAATTGATAAGGTGGAAGTGATCACCGGTGCATTTTTTCTTGTTAAGAGAGAGGTTTATGAAAGAGTAGGCGGCCTGGATGAAGCTTATTTCATGTATGGTGAAGATATCGATTTATGTTATACCTTACTTAGGAATGGCTTTACGAATTACTATTATGGTAAAGCTTCAATATTGCACTATAAAGGAGAAAGTACGGTAAAAAATGAGCTCTATCTCGAGCGCTTTTATGGGGCTATGCAGATTTTTATCAGTAAATATTACAAGGAATCGAAGCCTTTGCAGTATTCATTTTTAAAAGCAGGCTTAAGGCTCCGGCACAAAATAGAAAAGATCAAATTAAAATAA
- the recR gene encoding recombination mediator RecR, with protein sequence MDYPSKVLAKAVDEISGLPGIGRKTALRLALHLLKQPNSRAVGLGNSLISLVNDIKYCKECHNFSDFDVCEICSSSKRSDEVICIVEDVRDVIAIENTGKYTGKYLILGGKISPMEGIGPNQLNIPSIERKLNTGLVKEFIFALSATMEGDTTAYYIYKKFKNFNVSFSSIARGISVGDELEYADEISLGRSIINRLPYNEKD encoded by the coding sequence ATGGATTATCCAAGTAAAGTTTTGGCAAAAGCTGTGGATGAGATTTCAGGACTTCCCGGAATTGGCAGGAAAACAGCTTTGCGTCTGGCGCTTCATTTATTAAAACAGCCCAATTCCAGGGCAGTTGGTCTCGGCAATTCTCTTATCAGTTTAGTTAATGATATAAAATACTGTAAGGAATGTCATAATTTTTCGGATTTTGATGTTTGCGAAATCTGCAGCAGTTCCAAAAGAAGTGATGAGGTGATTTGTATAGTAGAGGATGTACGGGATGTTATTGCTATTGAAAATACAGGAAAATACACAGGGAAATATCTGATTCTGGGAGGTAAGATTTCTCCTATGGAAGGAATCGGTCCGAATCAGCTTAATATTCCAAGCATTGAAAGGAAATTGAATACAGGGCTGGTCAAAGAATTTATTTTTGCTTTGAGCGCAACCATGGAAGGGGACACCACAGCGTATTATATTTATAAGAAATTTAAAAATTTCAATGTAAGTTTTTCAAGCATTGCCAGAGGGATTTCAGTAGGGGATGAACTTGAGTATGCGGATGAGATTTCTTTGGGCAGGTCCATTATCAACAGGCTTCCTTATAACGAAAAGGATTAA
- a CDS encoding NAD(P)/FAD-dependent oxidoreductase, producing MITTDILIIGAGPTGLFAVFEAGLLKMKCHIIDALPQPGGQLAELYPKKPIFDIPGYPSVNAGDLVDNLMEQIKQFQPGFTLGETAVTLTKVDEEWFEVVTNKGTVHRAKAVAIAGGLGTFEPRKPTIENIADYEEKGVEYFVKEPEHFRNKKVVIAGGGDSALDWSIFLSNVASEVTLIHRRNEFRGALDSVEKVQDLKNQGKIKLITPAEVTAIKGEGKVSAITVQVDGEEAHDIETDYFIPLFGLTPKLGDIANWGLNIEKNAIVVNNALDYQTNIDGVYAIGDINTYPGKLKLILCGFHEATLMCQSVYNRLNPGKKYVLKYTTVSGVDGFDGSRKEAEKAVVKKID from the coding sequence ATGATTACTACCGACATATTGATTATAGGAGCCGGACCAACTGGACTTTTCGCAGTGTTTGAAGCAGGTTTGCTTAAAATGAAATGCCATATTATAGATGCACTTCCACAACCAGGAGGTCAGCTTGCCGAGCTTTATCCTAAAAAGCCTATTTTCGATATTCCGGGTTATCCTTCGGTAAATGCCGGTGATCTGGTAGATAATTTAATGGAGCAGATCAAGCAGTTTCAACCTGGGTTTACTTTAGGCGAAACGGCGGTTACGCTTACAAAAGTAGATGAGGAATGGTTTGAGGTTGTTACGAATAAAGGAACGGTTCACAGAGCGAAAGCGGTTGCTATTGCCGGTGGATTAGGAACTTTTGAGCCAAGGAAGCCTACCATCGAAAATATTGCAGATTACGAAGAAAAAGGTGTTGAATATTTTGTTAAGGAGCCTGAACACTTCAGAAATAAAAAAGTGGTTATTGCAGGAGGTGGAGATTCAGCATTGGATTGGAGTATTTTCTTATCTAACGTTGCCAGTGAAGTGACTTTGATCCATAGAAGAAATGAATTCAGGGGAGCATTGGATTCCGTAGAAAAAGTTCAGGATTTAAAGAACCAGGGAAAAATAAAATTAATTACCCCTGCCGAGGTTACTGCAATAAAAGGAGAAGGAAAAGTTTCAGCGATCACCGTTCAGGTAGATGGTGAAGAAGCTCATGATATTGAAACTGATTATTTTATTCCTTTATTCGGTTTAACTCCAAAGTTAGGAGATATTGCTAACTGGGGGCTGAATATTGAAAAGAATGCCATCGTTGTAAACAATGCGCTGGATTATCAGACAAATATTGACGGAGTTTACGCTATTGGTGATATTAATACATATCCGGGTAAATTAAAATTGATCTTATGTGGTTTCCATGAAGCAACATTAATGTGTCAAAGTGTTTATAACAGATTGAACCCTGGGAAAAAATATGTTCTTAAATATACTACTGTGAGTGGAGTAGACGGGTTCGACGGAAGCCGTAAAGAAGCAGAAAAAGCAGTTGTGAAAAAAATTGACTAA
- a CDS encoding YceI family protein — translation MRKKLFYFVIPAVFATAVVVSCKKDKPLTSESNDVTTTKEGAQYALDTLNSKIEWKGYKVFKSESTSHFGTIKFESGDLTVKDGKLESGKFVADMNSLTSVDLKDDAEQLGKLNGHLKSGDFFEVEKFPTASYEITKVTPAAEGDYNTLLDGNLTIKGITKPLQLKANVSVKEGEVTVATEPKDIKREEFGVKFQAPAENGVIKDEVTLQINVKALEKK, via the coding sequence ATGAGAAAAAAACTGTTTTATTTCGTTATCCCTGCCGTTTTTGCTACAGCTGTTGTTGTTTCTTGTAAAAAAGACAAACCGCTTACAAGTGAAAGTAATGATGTTACGACAACAAAAGAAGGTGCTCAATATGCATTGGATACTTTAAATAGTAAAATAGAGTGGAAGGGATATAAAGTCTTCAAATCTGAAAGTACAAGCCATTTCGGAACAATTAAGTTTGAAAGCGGTGATCTTACAGTGAAAGACGGAAAATTAGAAAGTGGAAAGTTCGTTGCTGATATGAATTCATTAACATCTGTGGATTTAAAAGATGACGCAGAGCAATTAGGAAAACTGAACGGGCATTTGAAAAGCGGGGATTTCTTTGAAGTTGAAAAATTTCCAACTGCTTCTTATGAAATTACTAAAGTTACACCGGCAGCTGAAGGTGATTATAATACTCTATTGGATGGTAATTTAACGATTAAAGGAATTACCAAGCCGCTTCAGCTTAAAGCTAATGTGTCTGTAAAAGAAGGTGAAGTAACCGTAGCTACTGAACCTAAAGATATTAAAAGAGAAGAGTTTGGTGTGAAATTCCAGGCTCCTGCTGAAAACGGAGTGATTAAAGATGAGGTAACTCTTCAGATCAACGTTAAAGCTTTAGAAAAGAAATAA
- a CDS encoding 2Fe-2S iron-sulfur cluster-binding protein: protein MSDINIKITDREGVTHDVIAPTDMSMNLMEVIRSYELAEEGTIGVCGGMAMCASCQVYVINDPGLTEMGDEEDAMLAEAFHVKENSRLGCQLHIVEDMEGLEVEIAPYP, encoded by the coding sequence ATGTCAGATATCAATATAAAAATTACCGATAGGGAAGGTGTAACGCACGATGTTATTGCGCCAACGGATATGTCTATGAATTTAATGGAAGTTATCCGTTCTTATGAATTAGCAGAAGAAGGAACAATCGGTGTTTGTGGAGGAATGGCTATGTGTGCTTCCTGCCAGGTGTATGTGATCAATGATCCGGGCTTAACTGAAATGGGAGATGAAGAAGATGCTATGTTAGCTGAAGCTTTCCATGTGAAGGAAAACAGCAGATTAGGATGTCAGCTGCACATCGTGGAAGACATGGAAGGGCTGGAAGTAGAGATTGCTCCTTATCCTTAG
- a CDS encoding RsmB/NOP family class I SAM-dependent RNA methyltransferase has translation MELIHRNLAIGIHDALQETFFEKNKYADKVIERLLKAHRKWGSQDRAVVSEIFYNIIRWKKRLEYYMGEGVKPNNIYKLILAYLLWSKTNYKKFEEFDGIKIADIITKLKKDTVPTKAIEHSIPEWLAETLEKELGAGWEKEMRALNEQAPTVLRANSLKTTPRELISDLSDEGIISFTVRNYQDAVQLEEKKNVFLTTAFKEGLFEVQDASSQKIGYFLDVKEGQRVVDACAGAGGKTLHLAALMQNKGQIIALDIFEWKLAELKRRAKRAGAHNIETRMIADNKVIKRLHEKADRLLIDAPCSGLGVLKRNPDSKWKIDQDFIDRIKLEQQQILQDYSKILKKGGKMVYATCSILPSENTGQVKEFLKNNPDFKLIKDEKVMPSEGYDGFYMALIERLA, from the coding sequence ATGGAACTTATTCACAGAAACCTGGCAATCGGAATTCACGATGCCCTACAGGAGACATTTTTTGAAAAAAACAAATACGCTGATAAAGTTATTGAAAGACTTTTAAAGGCTCACAGAAAATGGGGAAGTCAGGACAGAGCCGTTGTTTCTGAGATTTTTTACAATATCATCCGTTGGAAAAAGCGTTTGGAGTATTATATGGGAGAAGGTGTAAAACCGAATAACATATACAAACTCATTCTTGCTTATTTGCTTTGGAGCAAAACAAACTATAAAAAGTTTGAAGAGTTCGACGGGATAAAAATCGCTGATATCATTACAAAGCTAAAAAAAGATACTGTTCCTACAAAAGCTATTGAGCACTCTATTCCTGAATGGCTGGCTGAAACCCTTGAAAAAGAATTAGGCGCTGGCTGGGAAAAGGAAATGAGAGCTTTAAATGAGCAGGCTCCTACTGTTTTGAGAGCAAATTCTCTTAAAACAACGCCCAGAGAACTGATCTCCGATCTATCTGATGAAGGTATCATCTCTTTTACCGTGAGAAATTATCAGGACGCTGTACAGCTGGAAGAAAAAAAGAATGTTTTTTTAACAACAGCTTTTAAAGAAGGATTATTTGAAGTTCAGGATGCTTCTTCACAAAAAATAGGATATTTCCTTGATGTAAAAGAAGGACAAAGAGTAGTTGATGCATGTGCAGGAGCAGGAGGAAAAACACTTCACCTCGCAGCACTAATGCAAAATAAAGGACAGATCATCGCTTTGGATATCTTTGAATGGAAACTAGCAGAACTAAAACGCCGTGCCAAAAGAGCAGGCGCTCATAATATTGAAACCCGTATGATCGCGGACAATAAAGTGATCAAACGTCTTCACGAAAAAGCAGACAGGCTTCTTATTGATGCTCCTTGCTCAGGCTTAGGAGTTTTAAAAAGAAATCCTGACAGTAAATGGAAAATCGACCAGGATTTCATTGATAGAATCAAACTGGAACAACAACAGATCCTTCAGGATTATTCTAAAATCCTTAAAAAAGGTGGAAAAATGGTGTATGCCACATGCTCTATTTTGCCTTCTGAAAACACCGGACAGGTTAAGGAATTCCTTAAAAACAACCCGGACTTCAAACTTATTAAAGACGAAAAAGTAATGCCTAGCGAAGGATATGACGGATTCTATATGGCTCTTATAGAAAGGTTAGCCTAA
- the pheS gene encoding phenylalanine--tRNA ligase subunit alpha: MIEKIEELLVEVNNFNTTSKEEIENFRIKYNGKKGVLNDFYETLKEVPNDQKKEFGQKVNSLKQAIAIKLEDLKSASESSVVVEKDDLTKPAFPLELGSRHPINLVKNRIIEIFKSIGFAVADGPEIEDDWHNFTALNLPEYHPARDMQDTFFIEQNPDILLRTHTSSVQIRYMEENQPPIRILSPGRVFRNEAVSSRSHCIFHQIEGLYIDENVSFADLKQTIQFFTTELFGKSKIRMRPSYFPFTEPSAEIDVYWGLNSETDYRITKGTGWLEIMGCGMVDPAVLKNVNIDPEKYSGYAFGMGIERIVMLLYQMSDIRMFFENDIRTLEQFKTL, from the coding sequence ATGATAGAAAAGATAGAAGAACTACTCGTTGAGGTAAATAACTTCAATACTACATCTAAAGAGGAGATCGAAAATTTCCGAATCAAGTATAATGGTAAGAAAGGAGTTCTAAACGATTTTTACGAAACATTAAAGGAAGTTCCAAACGATCAGAAGAAAGAATTCGGGCAGAAAGTGAATTCTTTAAAACAGGCTATTGCCATAAAATTAGAAGATCTGAAAAGCGCTTCTGAATCTTCCGTCGTAGTAGAGAAAGATGATCTTACAAAACCTGCTTTTCCCTTGGAGCTGGGATCGAGACATCCTATCAACCTGGTGAAGAACAGAATTATTGAGATCTTTAAATCTATTGGTTTTGCGGTAGCTGATGGACCTGAAATTGAAGACGACTGGCATAACTTTACGGCACTTAACCTTCCTGAATATCATCCGGCAAGAGATATGCAGGATACTTTCTTTATTGAACAAAATCCTGATATTCTTTTGAGGACGCATACTTCTTCAGTACAGATTCGTTATATGGAGGAAAACCAACCCCCAATAAGAATTTTATCTCCTGGAAGGGTTTTCAGAAATGAAGCGGTATCTTCCCGTTCTCATTGTATTTTCCATCAGATTGAAGGGCTATACATCGATGAAAATGTAAGCTTTGCGGATTTGAAGCAAACCATCCAGTTTTTTACTACTGAACTTTTTGGAAAGTCCAAAATCAGAATGAGACCTTCTTATTTCCCTTTCACTGAACCTAGTGCTGAAATCGATGTGTACTGGGGATTAAACTCTGAAACGGATTATAGAATTACTAAAGGAACAGGCTGGCTGGAAATTATGGGTTGCGGTATGGTAGATCCGGCTGTTTTAAAAAATGTAAATATTGACCCGGAAAAATATTCTGGGTATGCTTTCGGAATGGGTATTGAGAGGATTGTAATGCTTCTTTATCAAATGAGCGATATCAGAATGTTCTTTGAAAACGATATCAGAACTTTAGAACAATTTAAGACACTATAG
- a CDS encoding ABC transporter ATP-binding protein, with product MLLEINNLYFSHRKDQPLFQNLNIRFEEGKIIALAGESGCGKSTLLNLIYGLLDWEGGEIIFDGTPLMGPKGNLVPGEPQMKFVAQNFDLMPYSTVADNVGKFISNINLSKKRETVHELLEVVGLQEYADVFPKNLSGGQQQRVAIARALSILPKLLILDEPFSNIDFPRKIELRERLFRYVKQHNISLIISTHELQDIIPWVDQIVVLQSGRLIQNTHPEETYKEPYNPYVAKLFGEVNIFTDHEMKNFGISKFSYYPHEIKVSENGMDAEVLESRFAGNHYWNKVRAKEKDLVLYTNSKIEGPVKIVFA from the coding sequence ATGCTATTAGAGATAAACAATCTTTATTTTTCACATCGTAAAGACCAGCCTCTTTTTCAAAACCTCAATATACGATTTGAGGAAGGGAAAATCATTGCCCTGGCCGGTGAAAGCGGCTGTGGAAAATCTACATTATTAAATTTAATTTATGGACTTTTAGACTGGGAAGGCGGTGAAATTATTTTTGACGGCACTCCACTTATGGGCCCGAAAGGCAATCTTGTTCCCGGAGAACCTCAAATGAAATTTGTTGCACAGAATTTTGACCTGATGCCTTATTCCACCGTTGCAGACAATGTGGGTAAGTTTATTTCAAATATCAATCTATCAAAAAAAAGAGAAACCGTTCATGAACTTCTTGAAGTAGTAGGCCTGCAGGAATATGCTGATGTTTTCCCAAAAAATTTAAGTGGCGGACAGCAGCAAAGAGTTGCTATTGCGCGTGCTTTGTCTATATTGCCTAAGCTCCTGATCCTGGACGAACCTTTTAGTAATATTGATTTTCCAAGAAAAATAGAACTTCGGGAAAGGCTTTTCAGGTATGTAAAGCAACATAACATTTCCTTAATCATCTCAACTCATGAACTTCAGGATATTATACCTTGGGTAGACCAGATCGTTGTTCTTCAAAGTGGAAGACTGATCCAAAACACCCATCCGGAAGAAACTTACAAAGAACCTTACAATCCTTATGTTGCTAAACTTTTTGGGGAAGTAAATATTTTCACCGATCATGAAATGAAGAATTTTGGGATCTCTAAATTTTCCTATTACCCGCATGAAATTAAAGTTTCGGAAAACGGTATGGATGCAGAAGTTCTGGAGAGCAGGTTTGCCGGTAACCATTATTGGAATAAAGTAAGAGCAAAGGAAAAGGATCTCGTTTTATATACCAACAGCAAGATTGAAGGCCCCGTTAAAATTGTCTTTGCATAA
- a CDS encoding DUF3108 domain-containing protein, with protein sequence MKKILNIIALFVFFLGFGQIDNIADGESITFRIHYGILTAGNATLTTQKTTYKGAPHLYVKGTGQTSGAVKAFFKVDDLYESFIDIQTGLPSFYVRNVKEGSYRQHFETVFNHDNNTLILTDKKTPANGSKVIKSVKGIQDMLSCFYYLRSQSQTELKVGTVINMNVWIDDEMFPFRLRVVGTENLKTKFGVINCLKIVPSVMSGRVFKDKEGVTMWVSNDANHVPMLLKAELAVGSLKASIDDFKNVKYPLRFSK encoded by the coding sequence ATGAAGAAAATTCTCAATATCATTGCATTATTCGTATTCTTTCTCGGTTTTGGCCAGATTGATAATATAGCAGATGGCGAATCTATTACTTTCAGGATTCATTACGGAATACTAACTGCCGGAAATGCAACGCTTACAACTCAAAAAACAACTTACAAAGGAGCTCCCCACCTCTATGTAAAAGGAACGGGACAAACCTCCGGTGCTGTAAAAGCTTTTTTTAAAGTGGATGATCTTTATGAGAGTTTCATTGATATACAGACGGGACTTCCCAGTTTCTACGTTCGAAATGTAAAAGAAGGAAGCTATCGCCAACATTTTGAAACTGTGTTCAACCATGACAACAATACACTGATCCTGACGGATAAAAAAACACCGGCTAACGGCTCCAAAGTAATCAAGTCTGTAAAAGGAATACAGGATATGCTTTCCTGTTTTTATTATCTCAGAAGCCAAAGCCAGACGGAGCTTAAAGTGGGTACGGTAATTAATATGAATGTTTGGATTGATGATGAAATGTTTCCTTTTCGTTTAAGGGTTGTAGGTACCGAAAATTTAAAGACAAAGTTCGGAGTCATCAATTGCTTAAAAATCGTTCCGTCAGTAATGAGTGGAAGAGTATTTAAAGATAAAGAGGGAGTAACCATGTGGGTTTCTAATGATGCTAATCACGTTCCTATGTTACTTAAAGCTGAATTAGCTGTCGGTTCTTTAAAAGCAAGTATCGACGATTTTAAAAATGTAAAATACCCCTTAAGGTTTTCTAAATAA
- a CDS encoding zinc ribbon domain-containing protein YjdM produces the protein MSDIVLCPKCGSEFTYPSDNMTVCSQCFYEWNADEAAAETANEGKILDSNGNELQDGDSVVVIKDLPVKGAPKPVKAGTKVKNIRLRPDSDHNIDCKIDGFGSMALKSEFVKKA, from the coding sequence ATGAGTGATATTGTTCTTTGTCCGAAGTGTGGTTCCGAATTTACTTATCCTAGCGACAACATGACGGTTTGTTCCCAGTGTTTTTATGAATGGAATGCTGATGAGGCAGCTGCGGAAACAGCCAATGAAGGCAAGATACTTGATTCCAATGGAAATGAGTTACAGGATGGTGATTCTGTAGTGGTTATCAAGGACCTGCCGGTAAAAGGAGCTCCAAAACCTGTAAAAGCGGGAACAAAGGTGAAAAATATCCGTCTGAGACCTGATAGTGACCATAATATCGATTGTAAAATTGACGGCTTTGGTTCGATGGCTTTGAAATCAGAGTTTGTTAAGAAAGCGTAA